A genomic stretch from Aegilops tauschii subsp. strangulata cultivar AL8/78 unplaced genomic scaffold, Aet v6.0 ptg000601l_obj, whole genome shotgun sequence includes:
- the LOC120962845 gene encoding NADH-ubiquinone oxidoreductase chain 3, producing MSEFAPICIYLVISPLVSLIPLGVPFPFASNSSTYPEKLSAYECGSDPSGDARSRFDIRFYPVPILFIIPDPEVTFSFPWAVPPNKIDLFGSWSMMAFLLILTIGSLYEWKRGASDRE from the coding sequence ATGTCGGAATTTGCACCTATTTGTATCTATTTAGTGATCAGTCCGCTAGTTTCTTTGATTCCACTCGGTGTTCCTTTTCCATTTGCTTCCAATAGTTCGACCTATCCAGAAAAATTGTCGGCCTACGAATGTGGTTCCGATCCCTCCGGTGATGCCAGAAGTCGTTTCGATATACGATTTTATCCGGTTCCTATTTTATTTATTATCCCTGATCCGGAAGTCACCTTTTCTTTTCCTTGGGCAGTACCTCCTAACAAGATTGATCTGTTTGGATCTTGGTCCATGATGGCCTTTTTATTGATTTTGACGATTGGATCTCTCTATGAATGGAAAAGGGGTGCTTCGGATCGGGAGTAA